Proteins found in one Candidatus Tisiphia endosymbiont of Beris chalybata genomic segment:
- the glyA gene encoding serine hydroxymethyltransferase, which translates to MSIFSNKLSETDNEIYQIINEEAKRQNDVIELIASENFVSPAVLEAAGSVLTNKYAEGYPGKRFYNGCDQVDKIENLAIDRAKKLFNCKYANVQPHSGCQANQTVFLALLKPYDTILGMSLDTGGHLTHGAPPSLSGKWFNATSYSVDKNTYLIDYEQVEKLALEHKPKLIIAGYSAYTRQLDFAKFREIADKVGAYLLADIAHIAGLVATGEHPSPLPFAHIVTSTTHKTLRGPRGGLILSNDEELGKKINLALFPGLQGGPLMHLVAAKAVAFLECLKPDYTLYIKQVIANAKALGSSVMKRGYDILTSGTDNHMILIDLRKDGITGKLAADALERAGLTCNKNAVPFDPTSPFITSGIRLGTPACTTRGFKENEFLEIGEMVCDVLDALKTNQRISECEDSVYKRVQHLVNKFPIY; encoded by the coding sequence ATGAGTATTTTTTCAAATAAATTATCTGAAACGGATAATGAAATATATCAAATTATTAATGAAGAAGCAAAACGGCAGAATGATGTTATAGAATTAATCGCTTCAGAAAATTTTGTTAGTCCAGCAGTATTAGAAGCGGCAGGTTCAGTTCTGACTAATAAATATGCGGAAGGCTACCCTGGCAAACGGTTTTATAATGGCTGTGATCAGGTAGATAAAATTGAAAATCTAGCTATTGACAGAGCCAAAAAGCTGTTTAATTGTAAATACGCCAATGTACAACCGCATTCTGGCTGTCAAGCTAACCAGACAGTATTCTTAGCCTTATTAAAACCTTATGATACCATCCTAGGAATGTCATTAGATACGGGGGGACATCTAACGCATGGTGCCCCTCCCAGCCTATCTGGCAAGTGGTTTAATGCTACTTCTTATAGTGTAGATAAAAACACTTATTTAATTGATTATGAGCAAGTAGAAAAATTAGCTTTAGAACATAAACCCAAATTAATTATTGCCGGCTATTCTGCCTACACGCGGCAATTGGATTTTGCTAAATTTAGAGAAATAGCTGATAAAGTTGGGGCGTATTTACTAGCAGATATTGCACATATCGCTGGGCTGGTAGCGACAGGAGAACATCCTAGCCCATTGCCTTTTGCGCACATTGTCACTTCAACTACTCATAAAACTTTACGGGGACCGCGGGGAGGCTTAATTCTATCAAATGACGAAGAATTAGGAAAAAAAATAAACCTTGCTTTGTTCCCTGGGCTACAAGGTGGACCTTTAATGCATCTTGTGGCGGCAAAAGCTGTAGCATTTTTAGAATGTTTAAAGCCAGATTATACGCTATATATTAAGCAAGTAATTGCTAATGCTAAGGCTCTTGGTAGCAGCGTAATGAAAAGGGGCTATGATATTTTAACTAGTGGTACTGATAATCATATGATATTAATTGATTTAAGAAAAGATGGGATTACCGGTAAGCTAGCTGCTGATGCACTTGAAAGAGCAGGGCTAACTTGTAATAAGAATGCAGTACCATTTGATCCTACTTCTCCTTTTATCACCTCTGGTATTAGATTAGGAACGCCAGCCTGTACTACCAGAGGGTTTAAAGAAAATGAGTTTTTAGAAATTGGTGAAATGGTATGCGATGTACTAGATGCGCTAAAAACCAACCAACGTATTAGTGAATGCGAGGATAGTGTTTATAAGCGAGTCCAGCATCTAGTCAATAAATTCCCTATCTATTAA
- a CDS encoding palindromic element RPE1 domain-containing protein, whose protein sequence is MHNLKIIEEFLGETKSSTAAYIDVREKQRGVSTTKLPIRLGYARGLLYCSSTILISFEMISTYWPHVNVSSL, encoded by the coding sequence TTGCATAACCTAAAGATAATTGAAGAATTTTTAGGAGAAACGAAGTCGAGTACCGCAGCGTACATAGACGTACGTGAGAAACAGAGAGGAGTTTCGACGACAAAATTACCAATTAGATTAGGTTATGCAAGAGGTCTATTATACTGCAGCTCAACAATTCTTATTTCATTTGAAATGATAAGCACCTACTGGCCCCATGTAAATGTTAGCAGTTTGTAA
- a CDS encoding hydrolase has product MASEILSYPEVKSLDNECNKLIVLLHGLGSDGNDLIGLVPFLAPELPSCHFISPHAVEPFQGRPYGRQWFPINGCSPEMFARNISLLENIIQEKQKKLNLTNKDTIIIGFSQGTMVGLYLNFLQKEPFYAVVGFSGRLILPPECINKTTPICLVHGELDDVVKISGMEEIIEYLKKYNIPYSSYKIPDLMHTIDSRGLKFALKFIKELN; this is encoded by the coding sequence ATGGCAAGTGAAATATTATCATACCCGGAGGTAAAGAGCTTAGATAATGAATGTAATAAATTAATAGTACTCTTACATGGTCTTGGCTCAGATGGTAATGATTTAATAGGATTAGTTCCTTTCTTAGCCCCGGAATTGCCCAGTTGCCACTTTATCTCTCCTCATGCTGTTGAACCTTTCCAAGGAAGGCCCTATGGTAGGCAATGGTTTCCGATTAATGGCTGTAGCCCTGAAATGTTTGCACGAAACATTAGCTTGCTTGAAAATATCATTCAAGAAAAACAAAAAAAGTTAAATTTAACTAATAAAGACACTATTATTATCGGTTTTTCGCAAGGTACGATGGTAGGATTATATTTAAACTTCTTGCAAAAAGAACCATTTTATGCGGTCGTAGGATTCTCGGGTAGGTTAATTCTGCCTCCCGAATGTATAAATAAAACTACTCCCATTTGCCTAGTACACGGCGAATTAGATGATGTAGTTAAGATCAGCGGTATGGAGGAGATAATTGAATATTTAAAAAAATATAACATCCCTTACAGTAGTTATAAAATACCCGATCTTATGCATACTATTGATTCTCGGGGGCTTAAATTTGCACTAAAATTTATCAAGGAGCTGAATTAA
- the phaZ gene encoding polyhydroxyalkanoate depolymerase, whose translation MSNYYNMLELHRASLIPFRMNIEVLKDWVVSPKNPIHNTGFANIMLAHLILTERMTRTYKKPKFNINECAVDSIPYVIEEKVVCSKTWCQLRHFSKVGITKVLPKLLIVAPMAGHHATLTRDTVKGLLPFADVYITDWVDANMVPLQEGKFDLDDFINYIIEFLILLGPNLHTLAVCQPTIPLLAAISILSQSNDVNVPSSMILIGGPVDARMNPTEVDNLATRKSMDWFCQVMTTTVPVNYEGYGRKVYPGFLQLMAFMSLDIPRHINSHLELLQNLLEGQIAEANHTIAFYDEYLAPMDMTAEFYLQTIHEVFKEFALAKGELISQNRKIDLKNITKCALLGIEGERDNIAAVGQTKAALELCCNIPDSMKQYHLQEGAGHYGTFSGSKFNKYIVPIIRDFIYRHDAPNKSSEHLGIVRAKKLLKDKRVVHPN comes from the coding sequence ATGAGTAATTATTATAATATGCTTGAGCTACATAGAGCTTCGCTAATCCCCTTCCGTATGAATATAGAAGTTTTAAAAGATTGGGTGGTAAGTCCTAAAAATCCTATTCATAATACAGGGTTTGCTAATATTATGCTAGCACATTTAATACTTACCGAGCGAATGACAAGAACTTATAAAAAACCCAAATTTAATATTAATGAATGCGCCGTAGATAGTATACCATATGTGATAGAGGAAAAAGTAGTTTGCTCTAAAACATGGTGTCAATTAAGACATTTCAGCAAAGTGGGTATAACTAAAGTTTTACCTAAATTACTAATAGTAGCACCTATGGCAGGGCATCACGCGACCTTAACAAGAGACACTGTCAAAGGATTATTACCATTTGCAGACGTATATATTACGGATTGGGTTGATGCCAATATGGTACCACTACAAGAAGGTAAATTTGACTTAGATGATTTTATAAATTATATAATTGAGTTTTTAATTCTCTTAGGCCCAAACCTACATACTCTTGCAGTATGTCAGCCAACGATACCGCTCCTTGCTGCTATTAGCATCCTCTCTCAAAGTAATGATGTCAATGTACCGAGCTCCATGATTTTAATAGGAGGACCCGTTGATGCAAGGATGAATCCTACAGAAGTGGATAATCTCGCAACTAGAAAAAGTATGGATTGGTTTTGTCAAGTAATGACTACAACAGTCCCAGTTAATTATGAAGGCTATGGAAGAAAAGTATATCCAGGGTTCCTGCAACTGATGGCTTTTATGAGCCTAGATATTCCAAGACATATTAATTCCCACCTAGAATTATTACAAAATTTATTAGAGGGACAGATTGCTGAAGCCAATCATACAATCGCTTTCTATGATGAATATCTAGCACCTATGGATATGACTGCAGAATTTTACTTACAAACCATTCATGAAGTATTCAAAGAATTCGCCCTGGCAAAAGGAGAACTAATATCCCAAAATCGTAAAATCGACTTAAAAAATATCACAAAATGTGCTTTACTTGGGATAGAAGGGGAACGAGATAATATAGCGGCAGTTGGGCAAACTAAAGCAGCATTAGAATTATGTTGTAATATTCCTGACTCTATGAAACAGTATCATTTACAAGAAGGAGCAGGACATTATGGTACTTTTAGCGGCAGTAAATTTAATAAATATATTGTTCCAATAATTAGAGATTTTATTTATCGACATGATGCTCCTAATAAAAGTTCAGAACATTTAGGTATAGTAAGAGCAAAGAAGCTCTTAAAAGATAAGCGAGTAGTCCATCCCAATTAA
- a CDS encoding NTP transferase domain-containing protein, with translation MICQIIVLAAGNGHRMNSTLPKVMHKVGGKAMIERVLANAQRITDDIILVHSTQLEPYITSYRNICKFVLQPRPVGTAGAVYNALDLVDDNKIVAVLYGDNPLITPTIINELLHHLVATNSSLATLCFERENPAEYGRIITDLLGNFIKIVEFREANNEEKAVKLCNSGIMAFKPAILRKYLPLVLQQHSDPLKEVYLTAIVEIAKTQGELVSYLLSQDDNLVVGVNTTQELEEANKTITHLDIACGI, from the coding sequence ATGATCTGCCAAATTATTGTTTTAGCTGCTGGAAATGGGCATAGAATGAACTCGACATTACCAAAAGTAATGCATAAGGTTGGGGGTAAAGCAATGATAGAGAGGGTGCTTGCTAATGCCCAAAGAATAACGGATGATATTATTTTAGTGCACTCTACCCAGTTAGAGCCGTATATTACTTCTTATAGAAATATTTGCAAGTTTGTATTACAACCAAGGCCAGTTGGAACAGCAGGCGCTGTTTATAATGCTTTAGATTTAGTAGATGATAATAAAATAGTCGCGGTATTGTATGGAGATAATCCCCTGATTACCCCTACGATTATAAATGAATTACTGCATCATTTAGTAGCTACTAATTCATCTCTTGCCACCCTATGCTTTGAGCGAGAGAATCCTGCGGAATACGGCAGAATAATTACTGATCTATTAGGTAATTTTATAAAAATTGTGGAATTTAGAGAAGCAAATAATGAGGAGAAAGCGGTCAAGCTTTGTAATTCTGGAATTATGGCATTTAAACCTGCTATATTGAGAAAATATTTACCCTTAGTTTTGCAGCAGCATTCTGATCCCTTAAAAGAAGTATATTTAACCGCTATTGTAGAAATTGCTAAAACGCAAGGGGAGCTGGTGTCTTATTTATTGTCTCAAGATGATAATTTAGTAGTTGGGGTCAATACTACCCAAGAATTAGAAGAGGCGAATAAAACTATTACTCATTTAGATATAGCCTGCGGTATTTAG
- the der gene encoding ribosome biogenesis GTPase Der has translation MNKKIIALVGRPNVGKSTLFNRLALHKKAIIHDRPGVTRDRKYADAGLASTEFTIIDTPGLEEAEDGKLENRMMQQTVEAIKEADLLCLIVDAKVGILPEDKFFANFIRKYDKKTILIINKCDGRFDFAKEYYKLGFNNLVPISAAHGLGMADLYDAITEKLEFEQFPLKFTDPIKDNYLQIVISGRPNVGKSTFINALINQPRLLTGSEAGITRESIEINWEYQGRMIKLIDTAGLRKKTVVTESLEKLSTSDTINSINFANTVILMIDSRSSLDQQDLNIASYVIEQGRSLIIVVNKWDLIADKEKEGLREAFLYKIETCLPQVKNIPIVYMSALQKQNINMVLDAAIKIYALWNKKITTSKLNDWLSFVTQDHPLPLQKGGRRVRIKYMTQTKTRPPTFKLFSNNPEKITDSYTRYLVNQLREAFDLPGVPIRFIYIKTENPYVK, from the coding sequence ATGAATAAAAAAATTATTGCCTTAGTTGGTAGACCTAATGTGGGGAAATCCACCCTTTTCAATCGGTTAGCTTTACATAAAAAAGCAATTATTCATGACCGCCCTGGAGTGACGCGAGATCGGAAATACGCTGATGCTGGGTTAGCATCAACTGAGTTTACTATCATTGATACCCCAGGATTAGAAGAGGCAGAAGATGGCAAATTAGAAAACCGGATGATGCAACAAACTGTAGAAGCGATAAAAGAGGCAGATTTGCTCTGCCTGATTGTTGATGCTAAGGTAGGGATATTACCGGAAGATAAATTTTTTGCTAATTTTATTAGGAAATATGATAAGAAGACCATTCTAATAATTAATAAATGTGATGGAAGATTTGATTTTGCTAAAGAATATTATAAGTTAGGTTTTAATAATTTGGTTCCTATTTCCGCAGCGCATGGCCTAGGAATGGCGGACTTGTATGATGCAATAACTGAAAAATTAGAATTTGAGCAATTCCCTCTCAAGTTCACTGATCCGATAAAAGATAATTATTTACAAATAGTCATCAGCGGCAGGCCAAATGTAGGAAAATCTACTTTTATTAATGCTCTTATTAATCAACCAAGGTTACTAACCGGTAGCGAGGCGGGAATCACTAGAGAATCGATAGAAATTAATTGGGAATACCAAGGCAGGATGATCAAATTAATTGATACTGCAGGATTACGCAAGAAAACTGTAGTTACTGAATCCTTAGAAAAACTATCAACTTCTGATACTATTAATAGCATCAATTTTGCTAATACTGTAATCTTAATGATTGATTCACGTTCTTCTTTAGATCAACAAGACCTCAATATTGCCAGTTATGTAATAGAGCAAGGGAGAAGCTTAATTATTGTAGTTAATAAATGGGACCTCATTGCCGATAAAGAGAAAGAAGGCTTGAGGGAAGCATTTTTATATAAAATAGAAACTTGCCTACCACAAGTTAAAAATATACCAATAGTGTATATGTCTGCCTTACAAAAACAGAATATCAATATGGTATTAGATGCAGCTATAAAAATTTATGCTTTATGGAATAAAAAAATTACCACCAGCAAGTTAAATGATTGGTTAAGCTTTGTGACCCAAGATCATCCTTTGCCGCTACAAAAAGGTGGGCGGCGGGTCAGAATTAAATATATGACTCAAACTAAAACTAGGCCACCAACTTTTAAGCTATTTTCCAATAATCCAGAAAAAATTACCGATAGCTATACTAGATACCTAGTAAATCAATTACGTGAGGCCTTTGACCTACCAGGAGTACCAATAAGGTTTATTTATATTAAAACTGAGAATCCTTATGTGAAATAG
- a CDS encoding YebC/PmpR family DNA-binding transcriptional regulator, giving the protein MAGHSKFKNIQHRKGAQDKKRAKIFTKLVREIITAAKMGTDVNNNPRLRNSIIAARSQNLPRERIEKAISSANDSSNTENYTEIRYEGYAPSGIAIIVEALTDNKNRTAAEVRAAFTKFGGNLGETGSVSYMFDHLGVIRYPLQIASTDSILEDALEAGANDMISEEEFYLIYTDIENYAQSLEILTSKYGEPIESYISWIPKNLITIDNKDKAEKLLKLVDLLEESDDVQNVFGNYELSDEVYDQMKDI; this is encoded by the coding sequence ATGGCGGGACATTCAAAATTTAAAAATATTCAGCATCGCAAAGGTGCGCAAGATAAAAAAAGAGCAAAAATTTTTACTAAGTTGGTGAGAGAAATTATTACTGCCGCTAAAATGGGAACGGATGTCAATAATAATCCACGTCTGCGGAATAGTATTATTGCGGCGCGTAGTCAGAATTTACCACGCGAGCGAATTGAAAAAGCGATAAGCTCCGCTAATGATTCTAGTAATACCGAAAATTATACTGAGATTAGATATGAAGGGTATGCACCTTCGGGAATTGCCATCATAGTTGAAGCTTTAACGGATAATAAAAATCGTACTGCGGCTGAAGTGAGGGCAGCTTTCACAAAATTTGGTGGTAATTTAGGAGAAACTGGCAGTGTGAGCTATATGTTTGATCACCTGGGAGTAATTAGGTATCCGTTACAAATTGCCTCAACAGACTCTATACTTGAAGATGCATTAGAAGCAGGAGCAAATGATATGATCTCTGAAGAAGAATTTTATTTAATTTATACTGATATTGAAAATTATGCTCAAAGCCTTGAAATATTAACTAGTAAATATGGTGAACCTATAGAATCTTATATTAGTTGGATCCCTAAAAATCTTATCACTATAGATAATAAAGATAAAGCAGAGAAATTGCTAAAATTAGTCGACTTGTTAGAAGAAAGTGATGATGTACAAAATGTGTTTGGTAATTATGAGTTATCTGACGAAGTTTATGACCAGATGAAGGATATATAA